A stretch of the Candidatus Zixiibacteriota bacterium genome encodes the following:
- a CDS encoding FKBP-type peptidyl-prolyl cis-trans isomerase produces the protein MITTESGLKYADLVVGTGKEAVNGMNVQCHYTLWFADENGEKGQMVQSSKDMNEPFIFEVGYRGLIKGWNEGMLGMKEGGTRMLIVPPELGYGNNPPPGIPKNQTLIFELEFLKAM, from the coding sequence TTGATCACCACCGAATCGGGCCTTAAGTATGCCGATCTGGTCGTCGGCACCGGCAAAGAGGCCGTCAACGGTATGAATGTTCAGTGTCATTATACTCTTTGGTTCGCCGATGAAAACGGCGAGAAGGGCCAGATGGTCCAAAGCTCCAAAGATATGAACGAGCCGTTCATATTTGAGGTCGGTTACAGAGGCCTGATCAAGGGCTGGAATGAAGGTATGCTGGGCATGAAAGAAGGCGGCACCAGAATGTTGATCGTCCCTCCGGAACTGGGCTATGGCAACAATCCGCCTCCGGGGATTCCAAAAAACCAGACCCTTATTTTTGAACTGGAGTTTTTGAAGGCTATGTAA
- the asnS gene encoding asparagine--tRNA ligase — MDYRTRTKIARILIDDRVAPDSNVTILGLVRTVRRSKDVAFVDVNDGSCMGNLQAVFANPEKFPVLEKILTGAAVRVRGRLITSLGKGQKYELAADSIDLVGEADSSYPLQKKRHSFEFLREVAHLRPRTNTFGATNRIRSKLSYAIHKYYQERGFYYIHTPLITTSDAEGAGELFRVSTLDFENIPKKDGRIDWSEDFFGSPAFLAVSGQLEGEALATALGDIYTFGPTFRAENSNTSRHASEFWMIEPEMAWAEQEDNWDLAEDFLKYLFRFALEECADEMEFFGQWVDKEVRQTLESVIKSNFERISYTEVIKILEASGEKFEYPVKWGVNLQSEHERYLTEKALKKPAIVFDYPEAIKAFYMYVNDDGRTVRGMDVLVPRIGEIIGGSQREHRLDVLTERIKKMAPENMDAYAWYLDLRRWGTMPHAGFGLGFDRAIMYITGMANIRDVATFPRVPGWAKF, encoded by the coding sequence ATGGATTACAGGACAAGAACAAAAATCGCCAGAATACTCATAGATGACCGGGTAGCGCCCGATTCCAACGTAACCATTCTCGGCCTGGTCAGGACTGTTCGAAGAAGCAAAGACGTGGCTTTTGTCGATGTAAACGACGGGTCTTGCATGGGCAACCTTCAGGCAGTTTTCGCCAACCCGGAAAAATTTCCGGTTTTGGAGAAAATTCTCACCGGAGCCGCCGTCAGAGTAAGGGGCAGGCTGATAACCTCGCTCGGCAAAGGTCAGAAATACGAACTCGCGGCCGATTCCATAGATCTCGTTGGCGAGGCGGATTCGTCTTACCCGCTTCAAAAAAAACGCCACAGCTTTGAGTTTTTGCGCGAGGTCGCCCACCTTCGCCCACGCACCAATACATTTGGGGCCACCAACCGGATACGCTCAAAGCTCTCGTACGCCATTCACAAGTACTACCAGGAGCGGGGTTTTTACTATATTCACACGCCGCTTATTACGACCTCCGATGCCGAAGGAGCCGGGGAGCTTTTTAGAGTCTCCACTCTCGACTTTGAGAACATCCCGAAAAAAGACGGCCGGATCGATTGGTCTGAAGATTTCTTCGGATCTCCCGCATTTCTTGCCGTATCGGGTCAGCTTGAAGGCGAGGCATTGGCCACCGCGCTTGGAGACATTTATACTTTTGGTCCGACTTTCCGCGCCGAAAATTCCAACACCAGCCGACACGCTTCGGAATTCTGGATGATCGAGCCGGAGATGGCCTGGGCGGAGCAGGAAGACAACTGGGACCTGGCCGAAGATTTCCTGAAATATCTTTTCCGCTTTGCTCTGGAAGAGTGCGCCGATGAAATGGAGTTCTTCGGACAGTGGGTCGATAAAGAAGTACGCCAGACTCTCGAATCCGTAATCAAGTCGAACTTCGAGCGCATCTCCTATACCGAAGTCATAAAAATACTCGAAGCCTCGGGAGAGAAGTTTGAATATCCCGTCAAATGGGGCGTGAACCTTCAATCGGAGCACGAGCGCTATCTCACCGAGAAAGCTCTGAAAAAACCGGCTATCGTTTTTGATTATCCGGAAGCGATCAAAGCTTTTTATATGTATGTCAACGATGATGGCCGGACGGTTCGCGGGATGGATGTTCTGGTGCCGCGCATCGGCGAGATTATCGGCGGCAGTCAGCGTGAACATAGGCTGGATGTTCTCACCGAACGTATCAAGAAGATGGCTCCGGAGAACATGGATGCTTACGCCTGGTATCTTGATCTGCGCCGCTGGGGCACGATGCCGCACGCCGGATTCGGTCTTGGCTTTGACAGGGCTATCATGTATATCACCGGCATGGCGAACATTCGCGATGTAGCCACTTTCCCGCGTGTTCCGGGCTGGGCCAAATTCTAG